In the genome of Paenibacillus pabuli, one region contains:
- a CDS encoding carbohydrate ABC transporter permease has product MESLTQIRRIILTLLMSGFALLMIMPFIWMISTSFKSPADVFTYPVQWIPTNLKWEHHIKVWSGADTFATYYLNSLKISLISTIGAVFLSAFAAYGFARIQFKGRETLFLIYLSMMMVPPQVLFVPKFLMFEWVGIYNTHWALILPGMFTIFGVFMLRQFFLSVPSEISEAAFIDGAGHLRIFFRLVLPLAKPALATLAIIDFSWHWNDYENALVFLIDKDLYTVPLGLQNFILENNVDYNGMMAAATAGIIPMIIVFLVGQHYIIQGVAGSAVKG; this is encoded by the coding sequence ATGGAGTCCTTGACCCAGATTCGAAGAATCATATTGACACTTCTGATGTCCGGTTTTGCTTTACTGATGATTATGCCGTTCATCTGGATGATTAGCACGTCGTTCAAATCTCCGGCGGACGTATTCACCTATCCTGTCCAGTGGATACCCACCAACCTGAAATGGGAACATCACATTAAGGTCTGGAGCGGAGCGGATACCTTCGCCACGTATTATCTGAACTCGTTGAAAATATCATTAATTAGCACGATCGGAGCTGTATTTCTCTCGGCCTTCGCAGCCTACGGCTTCGCGCGTATTCAATTCAAAGGCCGGGAGACACTGTTCCTGATCTATCTCTCGATGATGATGGTGCCTCCGCAGGTGCTCTTTGTGCCCAAGTTTCTGATGTTTGAGTGGGTCGGCATATATAACACGCATTGGGCACTGATCCTGCCCGGAATGTTCACTATCTTTGGGGTGTTTATGCTGCGGCAGTTCTTCCTGTCGGTGCCTTCGGAAATCTCGGAAGCGGCGTTCATTGATGGTGCCGGTCACCTGCGCATATTCTTCAGGCTTGTTCTACCCTTGGCGAAGCCTGCGCTTGCTACACTGGCGATTATTGATTTCTCTTGGCATTGGAATGACTATGAGAATGCGCTTGTGTTCCTGATTGACAAAGACCTGTACACCGTGCCGCTCGGACTACAAAACTTTATTCTGGAGAACAATGTCGACTATAACGGCATGATGGCCGCTGCCACGGCAGGTATTATACCCATGATCATCGTCTTTCTGGTAGGCCAGCATTATATCATTCAGGGAGTGGCTGGTAGCGCCGTGAAGGGTTAA